Genomic window (Coraliomargarita sinensis):
TCTCCGCTTGGCGATATTACCTGGAAACACATCGAAGAAAACGGTGATTCTCAAAGCATCTATCTCTCCTATGCAGAAAACAGCCAAGTCAGCGGTTACACAGCAGTGGGAGGCCCAACCGGGAGTGGCCTCTTTCGTGGCAATCCAGAGCTGGATACGGAAACGAGCAAGAATCTGGAGATGGGAACGACCATCGAGGAAGGCGCTTGGAGCTTGAACGCGGCATTGTTTTACCGTTGGGATGACGATCTGACCGACTGGACTTACGACAGCACGTCACCCACCTTTTACGTTCGTGCCGCAAACCCGGTGGATATTGAGACGCTGGGCTTCGAACTCATTGCCACCCGACAAATCGGGGACGTCGAGTTGATCGGCAGCTACACCTATCTGCACAAGGATGAGGATTATGGCTCCGCAGCAGTCGATGCCAGCTTCTATGCCCTCAATTTTGCCCAGCACCGGGTGACCCTGGGCGGTATTTGGCGTCCGGTGAATTGGTTCGAGTTTCGCATCGACAATGAGTGGCGTGATCAGAGAGAAAACGACCTTCGCAACGGCGACGACAGCGCCCTCTTCACTCACATCGGCGTCAGCTTTTACCCTCCGCAAGTTGAAGGTCTGGAAATCTTTTTAGCAGGCGATAATGTCTGGGAGGAGGACTTCGAGGATGTGCCCGGCACGCCCGGACGTGGCGACCAATATTCGGGTGGCGTGCGCTTCAGTTGGTAGCTTTCGGTGGGGAGGCTTCCCCAGAGGCCCGCGCCCGACCCCAAGTCGCGGAACACTGTGGGCGGCCCTCCCCACCATCCATTGACTTCATAAAATAATAGCTCGAAGACACAGTCTATTCTCTAAAATAAAATGCTCTACCTCTTCATCACGACGCTGATCTGGGCCTTTTCCTTTGGATTGATCGGTCAGGTTCTGCAGGGGATCGATCCGATGATGATCGCCGGGGCACGGCTGGCGACCGCCCTACTCGTCTTTCTGCCGCTTCTGCGCCCAAAACAAGTTTCCGTCGCCGAACAGTTGCATCTGGCCGCCATTGGTGCGGTTCAATTCGGGACCATGTATATTTGTTACCTCTCGGCCTTTCGCTTCATCCCTTCCCACCTGGTTGCACTGTTTTCAGTACTCACACCGATCTACGTTGTGCTGATACATGATATCAGCCAAAAGGAGCTACATTTCAGATACCTACTGGCCGCGATGCTTTCTGTAGCCGGAGCGTCCGTAATCAAAGCCCAGGGCGGCGAGTCAGGTTCGATCTGGATCGGCTTTGCCCTAATGCAGGTTTCGGGTGTCTCCTTTGCCTTTGGGCAGGTGGCTTATCGTGATTGGCGACTGGGGCGTACGGAGGCAAAAGACCACGAAGTTTTCGGTTTCCTTTATGCCGGCGGAGCCGCAGTGGCCTTGCTGGCCTCGTTTTTAATAACGCCCGAGCCAGGAAAATTCCTGGAGGCGAGCGGCGTGCAATTCGGCGTCATTCTATATCTGGGTGCGATCGCTTCAGGCCTGGGCTTCTTCCTCTGGAACAAGGGCGCCACCCTTTGCTCCGCGGGCGCGCTGGCCGCTTTCAATAATGCACTCATCCCCCTCGCCATGTTCGTTTCCCTGTTCGTCTTTGGCGAAATCTCCGGCGCATCGGCAAGCGATTTGGTTCGGCTCCTGGTCGGTGCGGCCCTGATTACCGCAGCCGTCTTTATCGGGAAAAGGAAGTCGGCCTAACCAGCGAAACGAACATGCAAGCTCGCGTCGATAAAATCGACTTAAAGGTAATGCTCTACGCGCTACCCCGTGCCGCGCGAATAGAACGTATGTATCCGGTAGTCTTTCTTCGGTCCATTCACGGTATAACTCAGCTCCCAGCCTCGGGATAAATCGACGCGATACACCGTGGCGTAATGATCGTCACCGCAAAGATGCACGTGCGAGGCCGTTGCGATGCCCTCCTGCTTCTGAAATTCAAGTACATGCATGGCTTCCCAAGCCGAGCCGTCCTGCTTCAGCACCTCCAGCTTGCCTTCGGTCAAACGATAGAGGTAGCTCTGTTTGGCATCGAATCGCTTATTCTCACCGTCGATCAATTCTCCCTGTTCATGATACAGATAATTCGAAGGCGTGTCCGCTTCGGAAGCAAAACATGCCTTCCCCGAAAAGCTTCCACGATAGCTCCCTTCGAAACGGCGGTGCACGATCCACTCGCCCTCCAGAAAACGGAAAACCTGCTCGTTGATCGAGTCCTCGCTCACACCCCTCAAATACTTGATCAACCGAAAGGATCCGCCAGTAAGACCTCACCACAATAGAAGCACTTGCTATGGCTCCGGTTGATCCGCCGCTGGCAACTCGGGCATTCACGAAAAGACTTTTTCGCCTTTTTCCCGTCGTACTGACCGTCCTCCAAATCGATCTCCGAAACCGTCTCGATCAAATCTTCATCCGTCAGTTCGGTGTGCCGCTTGAGCTGGCGCCAGAGTGCCTCGACCACAAGTTCGAGCTTATCCACCTGCGCCTGCATTTCCCGCACATCCGATTTGGTTCCCGCAATGCTGCTGGAAGGATTGCTGTTGAAAACCCGGACCGGCCGGGAGTGCTGGTATCCACCACCTAAAGGCATGGTTTCAGTTCTAATGGGCCAGAATCATAAAGCAAGCTGCCATTACGCAGGTGGGGAACAAGGCCCCCAACAACAGATAGAGTGGCGACACGCCACCTTTGAAATATTTGCTGAGAATGCTCTGTCCGGCGGGATTCGGCGCATTCGCGATCACGGTGAGTCCCCCGCCCGTGACGGCCCCAGCCACGACCGCATACTCCAGGCCCTGCGCGGTGGCGAGTGCCTTACCGGTTTTCGAAACCCAATGCCCCGCAAGAAAGTCGTCGGGGCTGAAAGCCGGCACCTGGGATGCCAGAAAAGTGATCGCAGCATTGTCGTTGAATGCGGTTAATATAGTCGCGCCGATGAACAATGGAATTTCGGCCAGCATACTCAGGACCGGCGAGATCCACCAGCCCTGCAGCCCTCCGTGGGTGACGAGTCCCGCCAAAAAGAAGCCCACGAGCAAGGGCGACTTCAACTGAATGTCGAACTGGTGGTGGTGCGTTGCCATGGTGAAGGCGAGAAAGAAGAGAAAACCTCCGATGAAGAAAGCCGGATGGTGCAGCGTGATCACCGTCCATGCCACAAAGCCGAGGTGAACGAAAATCACCCACAAGGGAGCTGGCTCCGGCTCCGGCTCGTTCTTCGATTCGGCTTCGAGCTCTTTTGCTTTCCGGTCGAGCTGAACAAATTCTTTTTTGAAAACCAGATAGTAGGCCAGTGTGGAGACGGCGACTCCGAGAACCGCACGCCAGCCGAAGTGGGTAAACATGTAGGGTAGATTCCAGTGCCAGGTGTCCACGATCATGAGCACCGGGGGTGCCGCAAAATGAGTCAGAGTACCGCCCACTGAAATGTTGACGAAGAGCAGGCCGAGGGTGGCGTATTTGAATTTCGGCGAGGGATCGAGATGGTAAAACTGCTGCCCCAGCAGAAGCGCGGCGATGGTCATGGCTGCGGGCTCCGTGATGAATGAACCGAGAAGCGGTCCGATCATCAGAATGGTCAGCCACCAGGCCGAAGGAGTCTTTCTCCCGATTGAGGCGATTCCCCGCATGCAGGTTTCGGCAAACTGAATCACCGGACGGCTCGAGGCGATCGCCATGATGATTACCACGAACATGGGCTCCGTGTAATTCCGGGAGTCGATGTAGTACGCGGCCGTTAACAGTCCCTTCGGTTCCAACACCACTAGACTGAGCAGAAGGGGGATCAGCCAAATACCGAAGATCGCCTCCACTTCCCCCAGGAAATGGCACAGGGTGGCCCTGAAACTAACCGGCTCCTTTCCCTGCACGTAAACCTTCCGATGGCTCTTAATTCGGGCGAGGTGCGCCGCCTCGAATTGATGCGCCAACTTGTTGAATTTGGTCGCCAGAAAGGTGTGCGCGACCGCACCGAAAAAGATAAGCGTGGCAATCAGGTTGAAGGGATCCGCAGCGATGCGCACTTTCAGAATTTCAACAATTCCCAGGTCCTCCGGCGCGATTCCGAGCTCGTTGGCACGTTCCACTTGCAGCTCCTGATAGGCCTCGAGTGGGAGCGGAAAATTCAAATGCTCGGATTCATCGGAAGCGCCGGGGCTGGCGGAAAGCTGAACCAGCGGCAGCAGCAGAAATACGACCGCCATTCCAGCCCGACGGGCTAATCTCAAAAGGGACCCAAGCATGCTCTTTTGAATGCTCGCATCGCCACCGGAGGCAAGCAATTTACGAATCCGAGCGCGGCGACTCGGTTTGTTCGTCTTCTGCCAGTTGATCGTGGCAGGTCTTCTTCCAGAGCGGTACTTTCTTCCGGTAGGCAGCCTGACCGATCGTCTGCGCGGCAATCGGCGTGGTCAGATAGAAAAAGCCGATAATAAGCAGCGAGGTAATGGCGGCACGAAGTGTTCCGAAATGGAGCGCCGCCGAGAGCAAAAGAAGACTGGCGCCGAAGGCGCCGGCCTTCGTCGCGGCGTGCATCCGCATGTAAAAGTCGGGAAAGCGATGCACCCCCAGGGCGGCCACAAAGGCAAAAAACGCTCCGGTCACCAACAATATTGCTACAATCCAACTCATTCTTCTCTACTCCCTCCCAGATAACGCGCGAAGGCCACCGTCCCGAGAAAGCTGACCAGCGCAATGGCGAAGGCCGCATCCAGTAGGACCTGCTGGTCGAAAGCGATCGCGAAGTAGATCAGAACGCAGAGGCAGATCCCCCCCATCAGGTCGAGCGCAATGACCCGGTCGAACGGTGTCGGCCCCCGGGCGATCCGCACCAGCGCCAACGCCAGTGCTGCCAGCAAAAACAGGGATCCGATCAATGTGCCGATAATAAGGGGCATTTCCAGTCCATCAAAAGACACGTCGCACTCTCCTTCCGTAATCGTTTTCCAGTTCCGTGACCATCGCGTCGATCTGACCGTCCGCATACATGGTGTGGATGTAGAGCCGGGTATGGTCCTCTGAGACATAGAGTCCGAGTGTTCCCGGAGTCATCGTGATCAAATTCGCCATAAAAAGCAGCTGGCGGTCCGTCATCCCTTCCACGTTCACCGCGATGACGCCCGGCTCCATTCCGAACTCGGGGGTCAGCACATCCTGGGCAACACGGAAATTCGATTTCACCACCTCTTTGATGTAGAAGAGCAAAAACGCGATTGTGGCAAAAATACGGCTCATGGTCGGCCCTCCATTCCGCTCCCGAGCACAGCCGAGATATATTCCTGCGGGTTCATCAGTTGCGCCGAAGCCCGCTGCGAGAATTCAAAAAGCGGCTCGCCAAAGAGGCCGATCAGAACGGTGGCCACGGCCATCACGGCAATCGGGGCTACCATGAAGCCCAGTGGTCCCGGATGCTCCGTCGGCACCGTTTCCTGCTCGTCAGGTTGTTTCTTCCAAAAAGCCTCCGCCCAAATCTTGGTCATGGAATAAAGGGTCAGAACACCGACAAGCAAAGCGGCGGTGATTGAAATCCAGGCCTCGATTTCGAGACCGGCCTTAACCACGGCAAACTTCGCCCAAAAGCCGGAAAGCGGCGGGATACCACCCAGCGAGAAGGCCGGGATGAAGAAGAGCGC
Coding sequences:
- a CDS encoding EamA family transporter, encoding MLYLFITTLIWAFSFGLIGQVLQGIDPMMIAGARLATALLVFLPLLRPKQVSVAEQLHLAAIGAVQFGTMYICYLSAFRFIPSHLVALFSVLTPIYVVLIHDISQKELHFRYLLAAMLSVAGASVIKAQGGESGSIWIGFALMQVSGVSFAFGQVAYRDWRLGRTEAKDHEVFGFLYAGGAAVALLASFLITPEPGKFLEASGVQFGVILYLGAIASGLGFFLWNKGATLCSAGALAAFNNALIPLAMFVSLFVFGEISGASASDLVRLLVGAALITAAVFIGKRKSA
- a CDS encoding DUF6314 family protein, which gives rise to MSEDSINEQVFRFLEGEWIVHRRFEGSYRGSFSGKACFASEADTPSNYLYHEQGELIDGENKRFDAKQSYLYRLTEGKLEVLKQDGSAWEAMHVLEFQKQEGIATASHVHLCGDDHYATVYRVDLSRGWELSYTVNGPKKDYRIHTFYSRGTG
- a CDS encoding putative Na+/H+ antiporter is translated as MAVVFLLLPLVQLSASPGASDESEHLNFPLPLEAYQELQVERANELGIAPEDLGIVEILKVRIAADPFNLIATLIFFGAVAHTFLATKFNKLAHQFEAAHLARIKSHRKVYVQGKEPVSFRATLCHFLGEVEAIFGIWLIPLLLSLVVLEPKGLLTAAYYIDSRNYTEPMFVVIIMAIASSRPVIQFAETCMRGIASIGRKTPSAWWLTILMIGPLLGSFITEPAAMTIAALLLGQQFYHLDPSPKFKYATLGLLFVNISVGGTLTHFAAPPVLMIVDTWHWNLPYMFTHFGWRAVLGVAVSTLAYYLVFKKEFVQLDRKAKELEAESKNEPEPEPAPLWVIFVHLGFVAWTVITLHHPAFFIGGFLFFLAFTMATHHHQFDIQLKSPLLVGFFLAGLVTHGGLQGWWISPVLSMLAEIPLFIGATILTAFNDNAAITFLASQVPAFSPDDFLAGHWVSKTGKALATAQGLEYAVVAGAVTGGGLTVIANAPNPAGQSILSKYFKGGVSPLYLLLGALFPTCVMAACFMILAH
- the mnhG gene encoding monovalent cation/H(+) antiporter subunit G, coding for MSWIVAILLVTGAFFAFVAALGVHRFPDFYMRMHAATKAGAFGASLLLLSAALHFGTLRAAITSLLIIGFFYLTTPIAAQTIGQAAYRKKVPLWKKTCHDQLAEDEQTESPRSDS
- a CDS encoding monovalent cation/H+ antiporter complex subunit F; this translates as MPLIIGTLIGSLFLLAALALALVRIARGPTPFDRVIALDLMGGICLCVLIYFAIAFDQQVLLDAAFAIALVSFLGTVAFARYLGGSREE
- a CDS encoding Na+/H+ antiporter subunit E, which gives rise to MSRIFATIAFLLFYIKEVVKSNFRVAQDVLTPEFGMEPGVIAVNVEGMTDRQLLFMANLITMTPGTLGLYVSEDHTRLYIHTMYADGQIDAMVTELENDYGRRVRRVF